One stretch of Qipengyuania gelatinilytica DNA includes these proteins:
- the acs gene encoding acetate--CoA ligase, with amino-acid sequence MNAQQDLAARHEAVDRDPESYWLEEARRLDWDTFPTKANRSSFDEADFGIRWFEDGELNVTVNCLDRHLAERGDKTAIVFEGDEPGEGYSLTYAQVHEEVCRFANALKDCGVGKGDRVAIYMPMIPEAAFAMLACARIGAIHSVVFGGFSPDSLADRIQDCGAKMLITADEGSRGGKRIPLKANADKALEKSPVEAVIMVKRTGGDVAFVEGRDHWWHVLREKVSADCPPEKMSAEDPLFILYTSGSTGKPKGVMHTTGGYLYWVTATFDMLFGAKDNDVFWCTADVGWVTGHSYVVYGPLANGATTVMFDGVPNYPDFGRFWETSNRLGVTIFYTAPTAIRALMREGDDWVKRHDRSQIRLLGTVGEPINPEAWNWYHEVVGDGRCEIVDTWWQTETGGALIAPVPGAVETKPGSATKPLPGVYPALVDNEGKLLEGATSGNLVITQSWPGQMRGVWGDEDRFFQTYFTTYPGRYFTGDGCRRDDDGYYWITGRVDDVINVSGHRMGTAEVESALVAHPKVAEAAVVGMPHDVKGQGIYAYVTLNAGEPESEELRKELRQFVRQEIGPIASPDVIQFAPALPKTRSGKIMRRILRKIAEGEPDKVGDTSTLADPAVVDALIEGARSA; translated from the coding sequence ATGAATGCCCAGCAAGACCTCGCCGCCCGTCACGAAGCTGTCGATCGCGATCCGGAAAGCTACTGGCTGGAGGAAGCAAGGCGGCTCGACTGGGACACGTTCCCCACCAAGGCCAATCGCAGCTCCTTCGACGAGGCGGATTTCGGCATCCGCTGGTTCGAGGATGGCGAGCTCAATGTCACGGTCAATTGCCTCGACCGTCACCTGGCGGAGCGTGGCGACAAGACTGCGATCGTCTTCGAAGGCGACGAGCCGGGCGAAGGCTACAGCCTCACCTACGCGCAAGTTCACGAGGAAGTCTGCCGTTTCGCCAATGCGCTGAAGGATTGCGGCGTCGGCAAGGGTGACCGCGTGGCGATCTACATGCCGATGATCCCCGAGGCGGCTTTCGCCATGCTCGCCTGCGCAAGGATCGGGGCGATCCATTCGGTGGTTTTCGGCGGCTTTTCGCCGGACAGCCTTGCCGACCGCATCCAGGATTGCGGCGCGAAAATGCTCATCACGGCGGACGAAGGATCGCGCGGCGGCAAGCGCATTCCCTTGAAGGCCAATGCCGACAAGGCGCTCGAGAAATCGCCCGTCGAGGCGGTCATCATGGTCAAGCGCACCGGCGGCGATGTCGCCTTCGTCGAAGGCCGCGACCACTGGTGGCATGTCCTGCGCGAGAAAGTTTCCGCCGATTGCCCGCCCGAGAAGATGAGCGCGGAGGACCCGCTGTTCATCCTCTACACCTCGGGCTCGACCGGCAAGCCAAAGGGCGTGATGCACACTACCGGTGGCTATCTCTACTGGGTGACCGCCACCTTCGACATGCTGTTCGGCGCGAAGGATAACGATGTTTTCTGGTGCACGGCCGACGTCGGCTGGGTCACCGGCCACAGCTATGTCGTTTACGGCCCGCTCGCCAATGGCGCGACGACGGTGATGTTCGACGGCGTGCCGAACTATCCCGACTTCGGGCGGTTCTGGGAAACCTCGAACCGGCTCGGCGTGACCATCTTCTATACCGCCCCCACTGCGATCCGCGCCCTCATGCGCGAGGGAGACGACTGGGTGAAGCGGCACGATCGTTCGCAGATCCGGCTGCTCGGCACCGTGGGAGAACCGATCAATCCCGAGGCGTGGAACTGGTATCACGAGGTCGTCGGCGATGGCCGCTGCGAGATCGTCGACACCTGGTGGCAGACCGAGACCGGCGGCGCGCTGATCGCGCCGGTGCCCGGGGCGGTGGAGACCAAGCCGGGCAGTGCAACCAAGCCCCTGCCCGGCGTCTATCCGGCGCTGGTCGACAATGAGGGCAAGCTGCTGGAAGGGGCGACTTCGGGCAATCTCGTCATCACGCAGAGCTGGCCCGGCCAGATGCGCGGGGTCTGGGGCGATGAAGACCGCTTCTTCCAGACCTATTTCACGACCTATCCGGGGCGCTACTTCACCGGCGACGGCTGTCGGCGCGACGACGATGGCTATTACTGGATCACCGGCCGCGTCGATGACGTGATCAACGTATCCGGTCACCGCATGGGCACGGCCGAGGTCGAAAGCGCGCTGGTCGCCCATCCCAAGGTGGCGGAAGCCGCGGTGGTCGGCATGCCGCATGATGTGAAAGGCCAGGGCATTTACGCCTATGTCACGCTCAATGCGGGCGAGCCGGAGAGCGAGGAATTGCGCAAGGAACTGCGCCAGTTCGTGCGTCAGGAAATCGGCCCGATCGCCTCGCCCGACGTGATCCAGTTCGCTCCCGCGCTGCCCAAGACCCGCAGCGGCAAGATCATGCGCCGTATCCTGCGCAAGATTGCCGAGGGCGAGCCGGACAAGGTCGGCGACACATCAACGCTTGCGGATCCCGCAGTGGTTGACGCGCTGATCGAAGGCGCGAGGTCGGCCTAG
- a CDS encoding endonuclease/exonuclease/phosphatase family protein, protein MVADTSTRVFINEFHYDNASTDTGEFIEIANLDLIDLTGWTLVLYNGSNGTDYGTIALSGSEQFTTVNLPTNGLQNGAPDGFALVDAGGNVVMFLSYEGSFTATTGPAAGLTSTDIGVAETSSTPIGDSLQLTGTGSTYGDFTWADASANTSGAANTGQVIESLTPVVFINEFHYDNASSDVGEFIEVAGTAGLDLTGYSLVLYNGSNGAVYNTIALDGSVIDDEGTGFGAVAFDLPSNGLQNGAPDGIALVAPDGSVLQFLSYEGTFVAVDGPAAGIESTDVGVAETGTTNVGDSLQLTGTGNDAIDFTWTGPLAESRGTLNAGQSFGDGPPPPPPPPPATGGDVFFNEFHYDNSGGDVGEAIELAGAAGTDLTGWSIVLYNGNGGGVYRTVSLSGIIPDQDDGFGTISFDVSGIQNGAPDGFALVDADGNVVQFLSYEGTMTATDGPAAGLTSIDVDVEEAGSPEGFSLQLTGTGSNYEDFSWTGPVDDSFGSVNTGQDFVAPNPNGSFYVDDASVTEGDSGTSALVFTVRRTGGTDGEVSVDYSVVLGNGPQSANAADLAGALSGTVTFAPGQTVAEITIQVVGDTLPEPTEFLGLELSNAVGGADIRDGEATGAIINDEALNLQIGEIQGEGHRSIYVDNLVTTTGIVTAVASNGFYMQDPDGDGNYATSDAIFVFTRSAPAVVAGDAVTVSGTVGEFTPGNDESNLSTTQITDATITVESSGNALPQAVVIGPNGITPPTELVDDDMLTDYDPATDGIDFWESLEGMLVTIENPVAIDSTNNFGELWTVASDGNGNLSATNVSETGLVVIEGGAGGLGEFDSGAGSDFNPERIQIDGGSTLNGVVFDTPNVTPGAVLENVTGVISYGFGNYELLPTEMVTVAAPSNALAEFSMLEGAVNQLTIATYNVLNLDINDADGDADVANGRFEAIAYDIGVAMNAPDIVVLEEIQDDSGSWNDGTVSAEMTLQALADAIFEQTGVRYNVLDNPFVEDGQTGGQPGGNIRVAFLYRADRVDLDPDSVFTIDDDAFARTPLVATFEFNGEDVTVIGNHFTSLIGSDNIFSANQLPEMAGALQRAEQAAALNAYVSALLAADAGANIVVAGDFNDFQFEETLEIVTGDLDYAGGMVMDGTDVELGNLAYLLDASERYSTLFQGNAQMIDHILASESLLDGAAIDIVHRNIHTASGVSDHDPVLARFNIGVQVIDAGNGADDVSGNDGNDLIFAGNGSDSVFGLGGDDELFGGNGWDELFGGDGNDLLSGGNGKDLLVGGAGNDLLIGGLGADTFVIATTGGTDIIADFGTGPDTILLSDTDGSDVGFVQNGADTEIYVAGALVAVVLASQAADVEAASEFSEPAVAVMPDIVAVEYLDVLYAPSDFAVL, encoded by the coding sequence CAGGCGGCAATGTGGTCATGTTCCTTTCGTACGAAGGCAGCTTCACCGCGACTACTGGCCCCGCAGCGGGCCTGACCAGCACCGATATCGGCGTGGCGGAAACGAGCAGCACTCCGATCGGAGACTCGCTCCAGCTCACCGGAACGGGATCGACCTATGGCGACTTCACCTGGGCGGATGCCTCGGCGAACACGTCGGGCGCGGCAAACACCGGCCAGGTCATCGAAAGCCTGACCCCGGTCGTCTTCATCAACGAATTCCACTATGACAATGCCAGCAGCGACGTCGGCGAATTCATCGAGGTTGCCGGTACTGCCGGGCTCGACCTGACGGGCTATTCGCTCGTGCTTTACAACGGGTCAAACGGCGCGGTGTACAACACCATCGCGCTCGACGGTTCGGTAATCGACGACGAGGGCACGGGCTTTGGCGCAGTCGCTTTCGACCTGCCGAGCAATGGCCTGCAGAACGGTGCACCCGACGGGATCGCGCTGGTGGCTCCCGACGGCAGCGTGCTCCAGTTCCTTTCCTATGAAGGCACCTTCGTCGCCGTCGACGGTCCTGCCGCCGGCATCGAAAGTACCGATGTCGGTGTAGCCGAGACGGGCACCACCAATGTGGGCGACTCGCTCCAGCTTACCGGCACGGGCAACGATGCAATCGACTTCACCTGGACCGGCCCGTTGGCCGAAAGCCGCGGCACGCTGAACGCCGGGCAGAGCTTCGGCGACGGTCCTCCTCCGCCGCCACCGCCGCCCCCGGCAACCGGTGGCGACGTGTTCTTCAACGAATTCCATTACGACAATTCGGGTGGCGATGTCGGCGAGGCGATCGAACTCGCCGGTGCTGCCGGCACCGACCTCACCGGCTGGAGCATAGTGCTCTACAACGGTAACGGTGGCGGCGTTTACCGCACCGTCAGCCTCTCGGGAATCATTCCCGACCAGGATGACGGCTTCGGCACGATCAGCTTCGATGTGTCGGGCATTCAGAACGGCGCGCCCGACGGTTTTGCGCTTGTCGATGCCGATGGTAACGTTGTCCAGTTCCTGTCCTACGAAGGAACGATGACCGCGACCGACGGTCCCGCCGCTGGCCTGACCAGCATCGATGTCGACGTCGAGGAAGCAGGCAGCCCCGAAGGCTTCTCGCTCCAGCTGACCGGCACCGGTTCGAACTACGAAGATTTCAGCTGGACCGGCCCGGTCGATGACAGCTTCGGTTCGGTGAACACCGGCCAGGACTTCGTCGCGCCGAACCCCAATGGCAGCTTCTATGTCGACGATGCCTCGGTGACCGAGGGCGACAGCGGCACGAGCGCGCTGGTCTTCACGGTGCGCCGCACCGGCGGCACCGATGGCGAAGTCTCGGTCGACTATTCGGTTGTGCTCGGCAACGGCCCGCAGTCGGCGAACGCTGCCGACCTCGCTGGTGCGCTGTCAGGAACCGTGACTTTCGCGCCCGGCCAGACCGTCGCCGAAATCACCATCCAGGTGGTGGGCGATACGCTGCCCGAACCGACCGAGTTCCTCGGCCTCGAACTGTCGAATGCAGTGGGCGGCGCGGACATCCGCGACGGCGAGGCCACCGGCGCCATCATCAACGATGAAGCGCTCAACCTCCAGATCGGAGAGATCCAAGGCGAAGGCCACCGGTCGATCTATGTCGACAACCTCGTCACCACCACCGGCATCGTCACCGCTGTCGCCTCGAACGGCTTCTACATGCAGGACCCCGATGGCGACGGAAACTACGCGACGTCGGACGCTATCTTCGTCTTCACCCGTTCGGCGCCTGCCGTCGTCGCGGGCGATGCCGTGACCGTGAGTGGAACGGTCGGCGAATTCACGCCGGGCAATGACGAAAGCAATCTTTCGACCACCCAGATCACCGACGCGACCATCACCGTCGAGAGCAGCGGCAACGCGCTGCCACAGGCGGTAGTGATCGGCCCCAACGGTATCACGCCCCCGACCGAACTGGTCGATGACGACATGCTGACCGATTACGATCCGGCAACCGACGGCATCGATTTCTGGGAAAGCCTCGAGGGCATGCTCGTCACGATCGAGAACCCGGTCGCAATCGACAGCACCAACAATTTCGGCGAGCTGTGGACCGTGGCAAGCGACGGCAACGGCAACCTTTCGGCCACCAATGTGTCCGAAACCGGCCTGGTCGTGATCGAAGGCGGCGCAGGCGGCCTTGGCGAATTCGACAGCGGGGCAGGTTCGGACTTCAACCCCGAACGTATCCAGATCGACGGCGGTTCGACCCTCAACGGTGTCGTCTTCGATACGCCCAATGTGACACCCGGCGCGGTCCTCGAGAATGTGACCGGCGTCATCAGCTATGGCTTCGGCAATTACGAACTGCTGCCGACCGAGATGGTCACCGTCGCTGCGCCCAGCAATGCGCTGGCCGAATTCTCGATGCTCGAGGGTGCGGTCAACCAGCTGACGATCGCGACCTACAATGTGCTCAACCTCGACATCAACGATGCGGACGGCGACGCCGACGTGGCCAATGGCCGCTTCGAGGCGATCGCATACGACATCGGTGTGGCGATGAACGCGCCCGATATCGTGGTGCTGGAGGAAATCCAGGACGACAGCGGTTCGTGGAACGACGGCACCGTGTCCGCCGAGATGACGCTGCAGGCGCTGGCCGATGCGATCTTCGAACAGACGGGCGTGCGCTACAACGTGCTCGACAATCCCTTCGTGGAAGACGGGCAGACCGGCGGCCAGCCGGGCGGCAATATCCGCGTGGCCTTCCTCTACCGTGCCGACCGCGTCGATCTGGACCCGGATTCGGTATTCACGATCGATGACGATGCCTTCGCACGCACGCCGCTGGTGGCGACGTTCGAATTCAATGGCGAAGACGTCACCGTGATCGGCAACCACTTCACCTCGCTGATCGGCTCGGACAACATCTTCTCGGCCAACCAGCTTCCGGAGATGGCAGGCGCACTGCAGCGAGCCGAGCAGGCTGCTGCGCTCAACGCCTATGTCAGCGCATTGCTGGCTGCCGACGCAGGTGCCAACATTGTCGTCGCCGGCGACTTCAACGACTTCCAGTTCGAAGAGACGCTGGAAATTGTCACGGGCGATCTCGACTATGCCGGTGGCATGGTGATGGACGGCACCGATGTCGAGCTGGGGAACCTTGCCTACCTGCTCGACGCGAGCGAGCGCTACAGCACGCTGTTCCAGGGCAATGCCCAGATGATCGACCACATCCTTGCCAGTGAAAGCCTGCTCGATGGCGCGGCGATCGATATCGTCCATCGCAACATCCACACCGCCTCGGGCGTGTCGGACCACGATCCGGTTCTCGCACGCTTCAACATCGGTGTGCAGGTGATCGATGCGGGCAACGGCGCCGACGACGTGAGCGGCAATGACGGCAACGACCTGATCTTTGCCGGCAATGGATCGGACAGCGTGTTCGGCCTCGGCGGCGATGACGAATTGTTCGGCGGCAACGGCTGGGACGAGCTGTTCGGCGGGGACGGCAACGACCTGCTGAGCGGCGGCAATGGCAAGGACCTGCTTGTCGGCGGCGCCGGAAACGACCTGCTGATCGGCGGGCTGGGCGCAGACACCTTCGTCATCGCCACCACCGGCGGCACGGATATCATCGCCGACTTCGGCACCGGTCCCGACACCATCCTGCTGAGCGACACCGACGGTTCGGACGTCGGCTTCGTGCAGAACGGTGCGGATACCGAGATTTATGTCGCGGGCGCACTCGTTGCCGTGGTTCTCGCCAGCCAGGCCGCCGACGTCGAAGCTGCCAGCGAATTCTCGGAACCCGCTGTGGCAGTGATGCCCGACATCGTCGCCGTGGAATATCTCGACGTGCTCTACGCACCGTCGGACTTCGCGGTACTCTGA